The following proteins are co-located in the Tripterygium wilfordii isolate XIE 37 chromosome 2, ASM1340144v1, whole genome shotgun sequence genome:
- the LOC119982437 gene encoding auxin-responsive protein SAUR50-like → MAIRKSSKLSQKAVLKQILKRCSSLGKKNGYDDDDGLPLDVPKGHFAVYVGENRSRYIVPISFLNHPEFQCLLRRAEEEFGFDHEMGITIPCEEEVFRSLTSMLG, encoded by the coding sequence ATGGCCATCAGAAAATCAAGCAAACTGTCTCAAAAGGCAGTATTGAAGCAAATCCTCAAGAGATGTTCAAGCTTAGGCAAGAAAAATGggtatgatgatgatgatggactCCCTCTTGATGTCCCAAAAGGTCATTTTGCTGTCTATGTTGGTGAAAACAGAAGCAGATACATTGTGCCAATCTCATTCTTGAATCATCCAGAGTTCCAATGTCTTCTAAGAAGAGCAGAGGAAGAGTTTGGGTTTGATCATGAGATGGGTATCACCATTCCTTGTGAAGAAGAAGTCTTTCGATCCCTAACATCCATGCTTGGATGA